One window from the genome of candidate division KSB1 bacterium encodes:
- a CDS encoding GDP-mannose 4,6-dehydratase, translating to MNVLITGGAGFVGSHLAEALLQRGQHVTIIDDLSTGRMENIAHLRALPHFRFAIETIMNEAVMDRLVSECDVIYHLASAVGVELIVNRPVEVIERCILGSEVVLKIANRYKKKVLITSTSEVYGKSSKVPFSEDDDRILGPTTKSRWSYSCSKAIDEFLALAYYKEKQLPVVLVRLFNTVGPRQTGQYGMVVPRFVQAAMQNQPIRVYGDGTQTRCFGYVGDVVNAMIALMNHPGAVGQIFNIGSNEEISIMDLAKRVKALTNSKSEIVKIPYEQAYEQGFEDMARRVPDLTKIKKLIGFVPKVKLDDIIIRVRDHFAEQHSNGKLTDGNIRLEELPHEAVIG from the coding sequence ATGAACGTGTTGATTACCGGCGGCGCCGGTTTTGTCGGCTCTCATCTCGCCGAAGCGCTGTTGCAACGAGGACAGCATGTCACCATCATCGACGACCTGTCGACCGGCCGGATGGAAAACATCGCCCATCTGCGCGCACTGCCGCATTTTCGGTTTGCGATTGAAACCATCATGAACGAAGCGGTCATGGATCGCCTGGTGAGCGAATGCGATGTGATTTATCATCTGGCCTCGGCGGTCGGCGTCGAGCTGATCGTCAACCGGCCGGTGGAAGTCATCGAACGCTGCATTTTGGGCAGCGAAGTCGTGCTCAAAATCGCCAACCGCTACAAGAAAAAAGTTCTCATCACCTCGACCTCGGAAGTCTATGGCAAAAGCAGCAAGGTTCCGTTCAGCGAAGACGACGATCGCATCCTCGGCCCGACCACGAAAAGCCGATGGAGTTATTCCTGCTCCAAAGCCATCGACGAGTTTCTGGCGCTCGCGTATTACAAAGAGAAGCAATTGCCGGTGGTTTTGGTGCGACTGTTCAATACCGTCGGCCCCCGCCAGACCGGGCAATACGGCATGGTCGTACCGCGCTTCGTGCAAGCCGCGATGCAAAACCAGCCAATTCGCGTCTATGGTGATGGCACGCAAACGCGCTGCTTCGGTTACGTCGGCGACGTGGTCAACGCCATGATCGCGCTGATGAACCACCCCGGCGCGGTCGGGCAAATTTTCAACATCGGCAGCAACGAGGAAATCAGCATCATGGATTTGGCCAAGCGCGTGAAAGCCCTCACCAACAGCAAATCCGAAATCGTAAAAATCCCCTACGAGCAGGCCTACGAACAGGGCTTTGAAGACATGGCGCGCCGCGTGCCCGATCTCACCAAAATCAAAAAACTGATCGGCTTCGTGCCCAAAGTCAAGCTCGACGACATCATTATTCGCGTGCGCGATCACTTCGCCGAGCAGCACAGCAACGGCAAGCTAACCGACGGCAACATTCGTTTGGAAGAACTACCGCATGAGGCGGTCATTGGTTGA
- a CDS encoding DUF6516 family protein, whose amino-acid sequence MISSLDDRIERAVLYGTLTLLVLWPSLNKTLSLRERYAFLQNQLHIDYHSYALIETGDRVIIRADAAPHHERDYHRKLLTNFPHHLHDENKRVCSFSGKLEDFIELVGPYFRP is encoded by the coding sequence TTGATCTCCAGTCTTGATGATCGAATCGAGCGTGCCGTCCTCTACGGAACTTTAACGTTGCTTGTTCTCTGGCCGTCGTTGAACAAGACCCTCTCACTCCGTGAGCGGTATGCTTTTCTACAGAATCAGTTGCACATCGACTACCATAGCTATGCTTTAATCGAAACAGGTGATCGCGTCATTATTCGCGCCGATGCTGCTCCGCATCACGAGCGCGATTATCATCGCAAGCTTTTAACCAATTTCCCACATCACCTGCACGACGAAAACAAGCGAGTTTGTTCGTTCAGCGGCAAGTTGGAAGATTTCATCGAGCTCGTCGGGCCATATTTTCGCCCGTAG
- a CDS encoding acetyl-CoA C-acetyltransferase: MQDIFILSAVRTPIGKFGGAFADITAPELGAFAARAAIERAKIEAAQLNEVIMGNARPAGVGPNPARQIAKHAGVPFEVPAFTVNKACGSSLRAIISAVQAMKSGDAEVILAGGSESMSRVPYLLTKARWGYRLGHEKLVDGMYQDGFLCPLCGQVMGETAETLATQCKISREEQDRYAMETQHRCERARKENRFADEIVPVEVQVGKGEKKIIAADEHPRDGVTMESLAKLPPVFKKDGTVHAGNSSGIVDGAAAVVLATESFVKKYNTPVMARIAGYTIAGVDPAIMGIGPVPAVRTLLQKHNLKLEDIDLIELNEAFAAQVIACDRELHFDMSKLNVNGGAIALGHPIGATGARITVTLVHEMLKRKSKLGLATLCVSGGLGIALLVERV; the protein is encoded by the coding sequence ATGCAAGATATTTTCATCCTCTCCGCCGTCCGCACGCCGATTGGCAAATTCGGCGGCGCGTTTGCAGACATCACGGCTCCCGAGCTTGGCGCGTTCGCTGCAAGGGCGGCTATTGAGCGTGCAAAAATCGAAGCCGCGCAACTGAATGAAGTCATCATGGGCAATGCCCGGCCCGCCGGCGTCGGCCCGAACCCGGCGCGGCAAATTGCCAAACACGCCGGCGTGCCGTTTGAAGTGCCGGCATTCACCGTCAACAAAGCGTGTGGCTCCAGCTTGCGCGCCATCATTAGCGCGGTGCAGGCGATGAAAAGCGGCGACGCCGAGGTCATTCTCGCCGGCGGCAGCGAGAGCATGAGCCGCGTGCCGTATCTGCTCACCAAAGCGCGCTGGGGTTATCGCCTCGGCCACGAAAAACTGGTTGATGGCATGTATCAGGACGGTTTTCTCTGTCCGCTTTGCGGCCAAGTCATGGGCGAAACCGCTGAAACGTTGGCGACACAGTGCAAAATTTCCCGTGAGGAACAGGATCGCTACGCGATGGAGACGCAACATCGCTGTGAGCGCGCGCGCAAAGAAAATCGGTTTGCCGATGAAATCGTGCCGGTCGAAGTTCAAGTTGGAAAGGGTGAAAAGAAAATTATTGCTGCCGATGAGCATCCGCGTGACGGCGTGACGATGGAAAGCCTCGCCAAGCTGCCACCGGTATTCAAGAAGGACGGCACGGTGCATGCTGGAAACTCTTCGGGAATTGTTGACGGCGCTGCCGCGGTGGTTTTGGCAACTGAATCTTTCGTGAAGAAATATAATACACCGGTCATGGCGCGAATTGCCGGCTACACCATTGCTGGCGTTGATCCGGCGATCATGGGCATCGGCCCGGTGCCCGCTGTACGAACACTGCTACAAAAGCACAATCTGAAGCTCGAGGATATCGATCTGATCGAGCTCAACGAGGCTTTCGCTGCGCAAGTGATTGCCTGCGACCGTGAGTTGCATTTCGACATGTCGAAGCTGAACGTGAATGGCGGCGCCATTGCCCTCGGCCATCCCATCGGCGCTACCGGCGCGCGCATTACGGTCACTTTAGTGCACGAAATGCTCAAACGAAAATCCAAACTTGGTCTGGCAACATTATGCGTGAGTGGGGGATTGGGTATTGCGTTATTGGTTGAGAGAGTATGA
- a CDS encoding DUF3800 domain-containing protein, whose protein sequence is MELLFIDESGDDGLAPKSSEFYILSGVAVEDCFWKETFWKLFGFRQHILRKFGLKIDELKGEDIFHHEGDLFNTKLEPVDEKWICESLIDLICSELRIELHILAKSKREFLKRYPKPLANPQKIFRQKIWREYLFRYEQLCFKNLI, encoded by the coding sequence ATGGAACTACTCTTTATTGACGAATCTGGCGATGATGGTCTGGCGCCCAAAAGTAGTGAGTTTTACATTTTGTCAGGAGTCGCAGTTGAGGACTGCTTTTGGAAAGAGACGTTTTGGAAACTCTTCGGGTTCCGACAGCACATACTTCGGAAATTTGGCCTAAAAATTGACGAGCTTAAAGGCGAGGATATCTTTCACCACGAGGGAGATTTGTTCAATACAAAACTTGAACCAGTTGATGAAAAATGGATTTGTGAAAGTCTCATTGATCTCATTTGCAGCGAGTTGAGGATAGAGCTGCATATTTTGGCCAAATCCAAAAGGGAATTTCTCAAGCGATATCCAAAGCCGCTAGCCAATCCGCAAAAAATATTTAGGCAGAAAATTTGGAGAGAGTACCTTTTTCGATATGAGCAACTTTGTTTCAAAAATCTCATTTGA
- a CDS encoding aldehyde dehydrogenase family protein — MLTKLFINGKWEDAASGKTFPTINPATTEVIAEIAEGGAEDIDRAVKAARAALDGPWGKMNASERGRIIWKMGERLLERADEIAKLETMDNGKTITESSKIDVPYSADLYFYYAGAATKLEGHTIPVNGPYFCYTLREPLGVVGLIVPWNFPLLLASRKVAAALAAGNTVILKPAAQTPLTALVLAEIGMEAGLPPGVLNVVPGHGSTAGAALVKHPDVDGIALTGGTSTGQQLMRDGAATVKKLHLELGGKSPNIVFADADLEAAAKMALMGIFYNKGEVCTAGSRLLVEKSIYDGFMEKVVDRARKMQPADPMDPKARLGPLVSEAQLANVKKYVEIGEKEGARLLVGGRQPEPMPGKGYYFQPTIFDNVQPNSTIAQEEIFGPVLATLQFQDADELVKIANGTMYGLAAAIWTKDIKKAHRLARALKSGTVWINSYNNYDAAMPYGGYKMSGFGRESGMEAFEFYSQTKSVWVDLS, encoded by the coding sequence ATGTTAACAAAACTCTTCATCAACGGCAAATGGGAAGATGCTGCCAGCGGCAAGACCTTCCCGACCATCAATCCCGCGACTACCGAAGTGATCGCGGAAATCGCAGAAGGCGGCGCGGAGGATATCGATCGCGCCGTGAAGGCTGCGCGCGCGGCGCTCGACGGCCCGTGGGGCAAGATGAACGCCTCGGAGCGCGGCCGCATCATTTGGAAAATGGGCGAGCGCCTCCTCGAGCGCGCCGACGAGATTGCCAAGCTCGAAACCATGGACAACGGCAAGACCATCACCGAGTCCAGCAAGATCGATGTGCCGTATTCCGCGGATTTGTATTTCTACTATGCCGGCGCGGCCACGAAATTAGAGGGGCACACGATTCCGGTCAATGGCCCATATTTCTGCTACACCCTGCGCGAGCCGCTGGGCGTCGTTGGCCTCATCGTGCCGTGGAACTTTCCGCTGCTGCTCGCCTCGCGCAAAGTCGCAGCGGCGCTGGCTGCCGGCAATACGGTGATATTAAAACCAGCAGCACAAACGCCGCTGACCGCATTGGTTTTAGCTGAGATTGGCATGGAAGCGGGATTGCCGCCCGGCGTTTTGAATGTTGTGCCCGGCCATGGCTCGACCGCTGGCGCCGCGTTGGTGAAACATCCCGACGTTGATGGCATCGCGCTCACCGGCGGCACTTCAACTGGCCAACAGTTGATGCGCGACGGCGCGGCGACAGTGAAGAAGCTGCATCTTGAGCTCGGCGGCAAATCGCCCAATATCGTCTTTGCAGATGCCGATCTCGAAGCCGCGGCGAAGATGGCACTCATGGGAATTTTTTATAATAAAGGGGAGGTTTGCACCGCCGGCTCGCGCCTGCTCGTGGAAAAATCCATTTACGACGGCTTCATGGAAAAAGTCGTAGACCGCGCCAGGAAAATGCAGCCGGCAGATCCGATGGATCCCAAAGCGCGCCTCGGCCCGTTGGTTTCCGAAGCGCAGTTGGCAAATGTCAAAAAGTACGTCGAGATTGGCGAGAAAGAAGGCGCCCGGTTACTCGTCGGCGGCCGCCAACCCGAACCCATGCCCGGCAAAGGTTATTACTTTCAGCCGACGATTTTTGACAACGTGCAGCCCAATTCAACGATCGCGCAAGAAGAAATCTTTGGCCCGGTGCTGGCAACGTTGCAATTCCAGGACGCCGATGAGCTGGTCAAAATCGCCAACGGCACGATGTACGGCCTGGCTGCCGCGATTTGGACGAAGGACATCAAAAAGGCGCATCGTCTGGCGCGCGCCCTCAAATCCGGCACGGTGTGGATCAACTCCTACAACAACTACGATGCGGCGATGCCCTACGGCGGCTACAAGATGAGCGGCTTCGGCCGCGAAAGCGGCATGGAAGCGTTCGAGTTCTATTCGCAAACGAAAAGCGTGTGGGTGGATTTGAGTTGA
- a CDS encoding polysaccharide deacetylase family protein — MSPLPENSDDQTARLKRSPPRRIPVLLYHRIDSEAETPARAFCVSPQRFAEQMQWLADHGFATIHLGQMLDYYRLGAVVPARSIVITFDDGFFCNYSRAFPILQRHGFVATVFLACNLLRHNAAKPVEGRNSFMAWPEILAMQQAGWEFHSHGLDHRRLTELTRDELIAEVSVSRQRLTARLSRPVEFFCYPFGQFNSNVQKFVRAAGYRGACGGPPFDDQGPLDDYAIGRTEILGSDSLRQFSFKIEHGLGYFYYAKKQLGKIKHRLLPA, encoded by the coding sequence ATGTCGCCATTGCCTGAAAACTCCGACGATCAGACGGCTCGTCTGAAACGCAGCCCGCCCCGGCGCATTCCGGTTCTGCTCTATCATCGTATCGACTCGGAAGCGGAGACGCCGGCTCGCGCGTTTTGCGTGTCGCCGCAGCGTTTCGCCGAGCAAATGCAATGGCTGGCCGATCACGGCTTTGCCACCATTCACCTCGGCCAGATGCTGGATTATTACCGTCTCGGCGCGGTGGTACCGGCCAGGTCGATTGTGATCACTTTTGACGACGGCTTTTTTTGCAACTACAGCCGGGCGTTTCCAATTTTGCAGCGGCACGGCTTTGTGGCCACAGTTTTTCTCGCGTGCAATCTGCTGCGCCACAATGCTGCCAAGCCGGTCGAAGGCCGGAACAGCTTTATGGCGTGGCCGGAAATTTTGGCGATGCAGCAAGCCGGCTGGGAATTTCACTCGCACGGCCTCGATCACCGGCGCCTGACCGAACTGACGCGCGACGAGCTGATCGCCGAAGTCAGCGTCTCGCGCCAGCGCTTGACCGCCCGTTTGAGCCGGCCGGTGGAATTTTTTTGCTACCCGTTCGGCCAGTTCAATTCCAACGTGCAGAAATTCGTGCGCGCCGCCGGTTATCGTGGCGCCTGCGGCGGACCGCCCTTCGACGATCAGGGCCCGCTCGACGACTACGCCATCGGCCGCACCGAAATTCTCGGGAGCGATTCGCTGCGGCAATTTAGTTTCAAGATCGAGCACGGGCTCGGATATTTTTATTACGCTAAAAAACAGCTCGGCAAAATTAAACACCGGTTGTTGCCGGCATGA
- a CDS encoding aminotransferase class I/II-fold pyridoxal phosphate-dependent enzyme, whose product MKFDPASEIQDLLMFGEFGDVNPSITDSSTYTFLNPATMQEIFSHEIEGCFLYSRHWNPINKYLCRALAAMESTEAAQVTASGMSAISSTILQLCNTGDEVIASWTIYGGTYAFLKNFLPKFGIQTHFIDLSNPDEIERMLNKRTKVIYTESISNPLLEVADIPRLSRFAKAHGLTLVIDNTFSPMILSPARLGAHVVVHSMTKFINGTSDCVAGCICTSQKFVEQLTDINAGATMLLGPVLDSLRAASILKNLHSLHIRMQKHSANALLLARRLQELGLKVHYPGLPHHKNHELMKQLMNADLGFGGMVAVDVGDEAKANALMTKMQEEKVGYLAVSLGYFKTLFSAPSSSTSSEIPEDLQKQMGLSRGMIRLSVGIDNDMERSLARMEKCLREVGMA is encoded by the coding sequence ATGAAATTCGACCCCGCCAGCGAAATTCAAGATCTGCTCATGTTCGGCGAGTTCGGCGACGTCAATCCCTCCATCACCGACAGCTCGACGTACACCTTTCTGAATCCGGCGACGATGCAGGAGATTTTCAGCCACGAAATCGAAGGCTGCTTTCTCTATTCGCGCCATTGGAATCCGATTAACAAATATCTCTGCCGCGCGCTCGCCGCCATGGAATCGACCGAAGCCGCGCAAGTCACGGCCTCCGGCATGTCGGCGATTAGCAGCACGATTCTGCAGCTTTGCAACACCGGCGACGAAGTGATCGCGAGCTGGACGATTTACGGCGGCACCTACGCTTTTCTCAAAAACTTTTTGCCGAAGTTTGGCATTCAAACTCATTTCATCGATCTCTCCAATCCGGACGAAATCGAGCGGATGCTGAATAAAAGAACGAAAGTTATTTACACCGAATCCATCAGCAACCCGCTGCTCGAAGTGGCCGATATCCCCCGGCTTAGCCGATTCGCCAAGGCGCACGGCCTCACGCTCGTCATTGACAACACCTTTAGCCCGATGATTCTCTCACCCGCGCGGTTGGGCGCGCACGTGGTGGTGCACAGCATGACCAAATTCATCAATGGCACCAGTGATTGCGTGGCCGGCTGCATTTGCACCTCGCAAAAATTTGTCGAGCAATTGACCGACATCAATGCCGGCGCGACGATGCTGCTCGGGCCGGTCTTGGACAGTCTCCGTGCCGCGAGCATTCTGAAGAATTTGCACAGCTTGCACATTCGCATGCAAAAGCACAGCGCCAATGCTCTCTTGCTGGCGCGGCGTCTCCAAGAGCTTGGCCTCAAAGTGCATTACCCCGGCTTGCCGCATCACAAAAACCATGAATTGATGAAACAACTGATGAATGCCGATCTCGGATTTGGCGGCATGGTCGCCGTCGATGTTGGCGATGAAGCAAAGGCCAATGCTTTGATGACCAAAATGCAGGAAGAGAAAGTCGGCTATCTCGCCGTGAGCCTCGGTTATTTCAAAACCTTGTTCAGCGCGCCGAGCAGCAGCACCTCGTCGGAAATTCCCGAAGACTTGCAGAAGCAGATGGGCCTGAGCCGCGGCATGATCCGGTTGTCGGTCGGAATCGACAACGATATGGAGAGATCGCTTGCGCGAATGGAGAAGTGTTTGAGAGAAGTCGGGATGGCTTGA
- a CDS encoding nucleotidyl transferase AbiEii/AbiGii toxin family protein has translation MRTNILNQEQKSALALLKGNAEVGKFYLAGGTALALHLGHRYSEDFNFFTEKPFDVETLLRNLQQLGNCQKVTQSPGTLFLQFDSIKCSFIFYKYPLLDAPAMSPWGFSIVSIREIGAMKIMAIGGRGRRRDFVDLYFIAR, from the coding sequence ATGCGAACGAATATCCTCAATCAGGAGCAAAAATCCGCTTTGGCCTTATTGAAGGGCAATGCGGAGGTCGGTAAGTTTTATTTGGCGGGTGGTACGGCGCTGGCGCTTCATCTCGGGCATCGCTATTCGGAAGATTTCAATTTTTTTACTGAGAAGCCATTTGATGTCGAAACCTTGTTGCGCAATTTGCAACAACTTGGGAATTGTCAAAAGGTAACGCAAAGCCCGGGAACGTTGTTTTTGCAATTCGACTCCATCAAGTGTAGTTTCATCTTTTACAAATACCCCCTGCTCGATGCGCCTGCGATGTCGCCATGGGGCTTCAGCATTGTCTCGATTCGTGAGATCGGAGCGATGAAAATCATGGCGATCGGTGGCCGCGGACGCCGGCGCGATTTCGTCGATCTTTACTTTATTGCCCGCTAA
- a CDS encoding enoyl-CoA hydratase/isomerase family protein, giving the protein MTYQFLQLEKQNAVGILRFNRPERLNAFEGVMVQEVPVALRELLDDESVRVVILTGNGKGFCAGADVNFLMELAATKDIARGKVLVSTGSEITEMIHAAEKPVIAAINGPVAGGGAGIALSCDIRIMAQSASIGFTFIRIGLHPDLGCTYFLPRLVGPAKAAELLMTGEMVSADEALRLGMVNQVVPDDELMPTALQLAETIAEKSPLTLRLIKKGLHQTFEQPLDAMLKYEIYAQSLCFESPEAAAALQKFLAARKK; this is encoded by the coding sequence ATGACCTACCAATTCCTCCAGCTCGAAAAACAGAACGCCGTCGGCATCCTTCGCTTCAACCGTCCGGAGCGGCTCAATGCCTTTGAGGGCGTGATGGTGCAGGAAGTGCCGGTGGCGCTGCGCGAGCTGCTCGACGACGAGAGCGTGCGCGTCGTTATTCTCACCGGCAACGGCAAGGGCTTTTGCGCCGGCGCCGACGTCAATTTTCTCATGGAACTCGCTGCGACCAAAGACATTGCACGCGGCAAAGTTTTGGTATCGACTGGCAGTGAAATCACCGAAATGATTCACGCGGCAGAGAAGCCCGTCATCGCGGCCATCAACGGCCCGGTGGCGGGAGGCGGCGCCGGCATCGCGCTCTCGTGCGACATCCGGATCATGGCGCAATCGGCAAGCATCGGTTTTACCTTCATTCGCATTGGCTTGCATCCCGATCTTGGCTGCACGTATTTTTTGCCGCGCCTGGTTGGCCCGGCCAAAGCCGCGGAGCTTTTGATGACCGGCGAGATGGTCTCCGCCGATGAAGCGCTGCGACTCGGCATGGTCAATCAGGTTGTGCCGGATGACGAATTGATGCCAACCGCGCTCCAGCTCGCCGAAACCATTGCCGAAAAATCACCGTTGACTTTGCGGCTCATCAAAAAAGGCTTGCACCAAACTTTCGAGCAGCCGCTGGATGCGATGCTCAAGTACGAAATCTATGCGCAGAGCCTGTGCTTTGAATCCCCGGAAGCAGCGGCGGCCCTGCAAAAATTTTTGGCGGCGCGTAAAAAATAA
- a CDS encoding DUF1648 domain-containing protein yields the protein MLKTTFTKSGSRPVLQIPKSSLELGLETTAALGLLIMLYFTFTSWPLLPETIPHHFDISGKPDAWGGKWTLSLLPGIGLVLYVGLTILSRYPHIYNYLWPITEKNAAAQYHLARTMIVALKAEISLLFAYLQQQTIQVALGKAEGLGVAFLPTFLVLIFGTIGIYFVKAYQAR from the coding sequence ATGCTCAAGACAACTTTTACGAAGTCGGGTTCGAGGCCTGTTCTGCAAATCCCGAAATCCTCTTTGGAGCTCGGCCTGGAAACCACCGCGGCGCTCGGCTTGTTGATCATGCTTTATTTCACCTTCACATCCTGGCCGCTGCTTCCCGAGACCATCCCGCATCACTTCGACATTTCCGGCAAGCCCGATGCCTGGGGCGGCAAATGGACTTTGTCGCTTCTTCCTGGAATCGGTTTGGTGCTCTATGTTGGACTAACCATACTGAGCCGATATCCTCATATTTATAACTATCTTTGGCCTATCACTGAGAAAAATGCCGCGGCACAATATCATCTTGCCCGTACGATGATTGTTGCTTTGAAAGCTGAAATCAGTTTGTTATTTGCCTATCTCCAACAACAGACCATTCAGGTCGCCTTAGGAAAAGCGGAAGGCCTGGGCGTTGCCTTTCTGCCGACCTTCCTTGTTTTGATCTTTGGGACGATCGGCATTTATTTTGTGAAAGCGTATCAAGCACGTTAG
- a CDS encoding peptidase MA family metallohydrolase, whose protein sequence is MRSKFFALLFSLRCHILLLLCVFPAFAQNIADMAWRYHSTSTCVIAYREADKMLALGVLGEVQERRQQLSQRLGYQPRRVITVFLCPTQEIFDHMTGGVVPHWGEAAANTAQWRIFLKTPAAHPEKRGALLPVTVTHELAHLCLAELAQPSILPRWFNEGAAILLSNEPRHTDPVIISRAILTNSLVDFEEIDDLLSFPNARAALAYAESYQAVSFLTRRFGPEAIAKLARTFAVHGDSRQAFQVAFNQDLWDFETAYFDDLRRRFRWYFFLDETFVFGGVILILVIAGFFVTRWRMKKKIQEWEKDEAENDGGLLPEVDDTPYK, encoded by the coding sequence TTGCGTTCAAAGTTTTTTGCGTTGCTGTTCTCTTTGCGTTGCCACATTCTGCTGCTCCTCTGTGTATTTCCCGCCTTTGCACAAAACATCGCCGACATGGCCTGGCGTTATCACAGCACCTCGACCTGTGTCATCGCCTATCGCGAAGCTGACAAAATGCTGGCGCTTGGCGTGCTCGGTGAAGTGCAGGAACGCCGGCAGCAGCTCAGCCAGCGTCTGGGTTATCAACCGCGTCGTGTCATTACCGTTTTTCTTTGCCCCACCCAGGAGATTTTCGATCACATGACCGGCGGAGTGGTGCCGCATTGGGGCGAGGCCGCTGCCAATACCGCGCAGTGGCGGATTTTTTTGAAAACACCGGCGGCGCATCCCGAAAAGCGGGGCGCCCTGCTGCCGGTTACGGTGACGCACGAGTTGGCGCATCTTTGTTTGGCAGAGTTGGCGCAGCCCAGCATTTTACCACGCTGGTTCAACGAAGGCGCCGCGATCTTACTCTCCAACGAGCCGCGCCATACCGATCCGGTGATCATCTCGCGCGCGATTCTCACCAATTCGCTGGTGGATTTTGAAGAGATTGACGATTTGCTCTCGTTTCCCAATGCCCGCGCCGCCCTGGCGTATGCGGAAAGTTATCAGGCCGTCAGTTTTCTGACCCGGCGATTTGGGCCGGAAGCCATCGCCAAATTGGCCCGAACCTTCGCCGTACACGGCGATTCACGGCAAGCCTTTCAAGTGGCTTTCAATCAAGATTTGTGGGATTTTGAAACCGCGTATTTTGACGATTTGCGCCGGCGCTTTCGCTGGTATTTTTTTCTGGACGAGACGTTTGTGTTTGGTGGGGTGATTTTGATTTTGGTGATTGCCGGCTTCTTCGTCACCCGCTGGCGCATGAAAAAGAAGATCCAAGAATGGGAAAAAGACGAGGCAGAAAACGACGGTGGCTTGCTGCCGGAGGTTGACGATACTCCATATAAATGA
- a CDS encoding enoyl-CoA hydratase/isomerase family protein, whose translation MADKLVNYSTQEALAIIELTDPPANTYTYEMMKQLDAAILDARMDDSVHVIILKGGGEKFFCAGANIRMLQEVTPRFKYFFCLHANETLNRLEHTPKLVIAALNGHCVGGGLEIAMAADIRIAKKGAGKIGLPEVTLGVLPGTGGTQRLARLVGKSRAIELMTTGRTFEFEEAEQMGLVNHVFPAENFWEKVLEYARQFLPPNKASKAVGLIKRAVQSGLEVSFSESLAIERELQQQLFQSEDAKEGLTAYNEKRKPNFAGR comes from the coding sequence ATGGCTGACAAACTGGTCAATTACTCCACCCAAGAGGCTCTGGCGATCATCGAGCTGACCGATCCGCCGGCGAATACCTACACCTACGAGATGATGAAGCAACTCGACGCGGCGATTCTCGACGCGCGTATGGATGACAGTGTGCACGTGATCATCCTCAAAGGCGGCGGCGAGAAATTTTTCTGCGCCGGCGCCAACATTCGCATGTTGCAGGAAGTCACCCCACGCTTCAAATACTTCTTCTGTCTGCACGCCAACGAAACGCTGAATCGTCTGGAGCACACCCCGAAGCTGGTGATTGCGGCGCTGAATGGCCATTGTGTCGGCGGCGGCTTGGAGATTGCCATGGCGGCGGATATTCGGATCGCGAAAAAAGGCGCCGGCAAAATCGGCTTGCCGGAAGTCACCCTGGGCGTGTTGCCCGGCACCGGCGGCACGCAGCGGCTGGCGCGCCTCGTCGGCAAATCCCGCGCGATCGAACTGATGACCACTGGCCGCACCTTTGAGTTCGAGGAAGCCGAGCAAATGGGCCTGGTCAATCACGTCTTCCCCGCGGAGAATTTCTGGGAAAAAGTTTTGGAATACGCGCGCCAGTTCCTGCCGCCGAACAAAGCCAGCAAAGCCGTCGGCCTGATCAAACGCGCCGTGCAATCCGGCCTCGAAGTCTCCTTCAGCGAGTCCCTCGCCATCGAGCGCGAGCTGCAGCAGCAACTCTTCCAAAGCGAGGACGCGAAAGAAGGGCTGACGGCGTATAATGAGAAGAGGAAGCCGAATTTTGCGGGGAGGTAA